A single Thermoanaerobacterium sp. RBIITD DNA region contains:
- a CDS encoding MBL fold metallo-hydrolase: protein MVLNKINRNTYYIDNSTNIGVYTFKNKNCLLIDTGINNGQARRADNVLSENGLHPKYIINTHNHLDHCGGNIYFQTTYPGIEVYASKKERIYIENPELRDIILFSAYPIKELGTCKKTFTVDFIPDYGINKIGDEKIEIVPLPGHSIEQIGVVTPDRVCFLGDSIFSENIIGKYSLPYLFNIEKSIETLNNLKEIDADYFLISHIDRVINKDELIKLVDLNISNINKNIEMILEILGEPQTKESLLQSIIILNDLPLNFNQYYIYFSSVSAFISYLSDKNQIAHSIENGEVYYYCK, encoded by the coding sequence ATGGTGCTTAATAAGATTAACCGCAATACCTATTATATAGATAACTCAACAAATATTGGTGTATATACATTTAAAAACAAAAACTGCCTATTGATTGATACAGGTATTAATAATGGTCAAGCTCGAAGAGCTGACAATGTATTATCAGAAAATGGCTTGCATCCAAAATATATAATTAATACGCATAATCATCTCGATCATTGTGGCGGAAATATATATTTTCAGACAACTTATCCTGGCATTGAAGTATATGCGTCAAAAAAGGAGCGCATTTATATCGAGAATCCGGAGTTAAGAGATATCATATTGTTTTCGGCATATCCTATAAAAGAACTTGGCACATGCAAAAAGACTTTTACAGTTGATTTTATACCTGATTATGGCATAAACAAGATAGGTGACGAAAAGATTGAGATAGTTCCATTGCCAGGGCATTCTATAGAACAAATTGGTGTAGTGACACCTGATAGAGTTTGCTTTTTGGGTGATAGCATTTTCAGTGAAAATATAATTGGGAAATACTCTTTACCATATTTATTTAATATAGAAAAGAGCATTGAGACGCTTAATAATTTAAAAGAAATTGATGCGGATTATTTTTTGATTAGCCATATTGATAGAGTAATAAATAAAGATGAGCTTATAAAACTTGTTGATTTAAATATTTCAAATATAAATAAAAATATAGAGATGATACTTGAAATATTGGGTGAGCCTCAGACAAAAGAGAGCTTGCTTCAAAGCATAATTATACTTAATGACCTGCCACTTAATTTTAATCAGTATTATATTTATTTTTCATCTGTTTCTGCTTTTATTTCATATTTGAGTGATAAAAATCAAATTGCTCATTCCATTGAAAATGGTGAAGTCTATTATTATTGCAAATGA
- a CDS encoding alpha amylase N-terminal ig-like domain-containing protein, with the protein MFKKKYLSFLLAFFLIFTTVFSSIPAQYVKAQEPTTVVANIVGNFQKQLGDTDDWKVDSTITVMIDKGNGLYEYTTQSPLKAGDYEYKVALNHSWDGGGIPAQGNLKFHLDKDTAVTFWFNYKTSSVTDSTKYTQIPQDKLPRLAGTIQSAIGAGKDWDPASSTAIMTDDNFDNVYEYTAHVPKGYYEYKVILGNDWNNNNGIYGDPKYGISNDNIPLNVAYDTDITFYYNSTTHAITTNYNPALTGSDNNIYYDSLKHDTHDPFFRCPFGAIKEGQTVTLRLQAKNHDLESAKISYWDEIDKTRTEVPMTKIGESPDGQYEYWEVKLSFDHPTRIWYYFILKDGTKTAYYGDNDEQLGGVGKATDTVNKDFELTVYDKNFDTPDWMKGAVMYQIFPDRFFNGDTSNDQAKTLSRGNDPIELHSNWNDLPDNPNDKGKPGYKGDGIWSNDFFGGDLKGIDDKLDYLKNLGVNVIYLNPIFDSPSNHKYDTTDYSKIDPMFGTAADFEKLMEDAHSKGMKVILDGVFNHTSDDSIYFDRYGKYSELGAYEAWKQGDQSKSSYGNWYKINPDGTYEGWWGYDSLPVIQALNGSEYNVAGWANYIINDKSAISKYWLNPDGNTNDGADGWRLDVENEVAHDFWTHFRDAINSVKPEAPMVAENWGDASLDLLGDSFNSVMNYQFRNAVIDFLIGKQFDDGNGMHNPIDASKLDQRLTSIYERYPLPAFYSTMNLLGSHDTMRILTVFGYNSADPNANSTDEKNLAESKLKLAAIFQMGYPGMADIYYGDEAGVSGAKDPDDRRTFPWGNEDTSLQDFFKTIANIRDNNQVLKTGDLETLYAQDDVYAIGRRIINGKDAFDKAYPDSAAIVAINRSNTDKQIAIDTSKFLRDGVTFKDLLNDSKAYTNIDGQIVVDIPAMSGVMLISDSGQDLTAPAVVTGLTATPGNGKVDLSWTASDGASGYNIYRSTVDGGLYEKIASNIKATTYSDTTVTNGLKYVYAITAKDDVGNESDKSSDTIAYPAYPIGWVGNLTDVASNHMIGVNNPTEDIYAEVWADGLTNKQGQGQNMIAQLGYKYDSVSDSVYGSVYNSVYGVADSSGFIWVNAEYVGDSGNNDKYKASFLPDKIGTWEYKMRFSDDQGQNWKETDVKFFTVVPSDDLEKPTVPVLQQPGIESSRVSLSWSPANDNVGIYKYEIYRSSGGFYEKIATVANDVYNFIDTSVVNGTIYTYKVVAADLSFNRSESNAVTITPKIVPIQATFNVKVPDYTPDGVNLVGSFPDVQWNPSAQAMTKVGDNTYSITLTLNEGTQLEYKYARGSWDKVEKDEYGNELANNRKVTIVNQGDNKMVINDTVARWRDIPLYIYSPSDNSTVSSDTTSIEIKGNTYKGAKITINGESFVQADNGKFTKNVSLDYGLNKIAIHFEPNDESVYGNDKGRISELTKDLVLNVTRESLSGNNHPSGDNNGGNPSSIENNSLSNNNGSTTNDLGTVSASGNTTTLSLDASKTLAAINNTQGSQVTIDLTSVGTTKEKAAKIPKEVINAAKDSGKDIVIKSDNTQLVLSKDSFDLNNVGDNITVSIKDNGKANVEKYMVLSNTVDISIKSGDNNVTFTKPVKVTLNIQKANDVRKVAVYYYNETTGKWEYVGGKADKDKNTITFNAKHFSQYAVFEYDKKFNDIKTHWAKDVIEVLASRQIVEGINENNFVPDKTITRAEYAAMMTRLLGIPEETYKGEFSDVKTGDWYANAIEAAYKAGIILGDGSNMRPNDNITREEMAAIAMRVYGKLTTYNEEQINKTTFNDDNMISDWAKNVVANASKIGILEGEPNNLFVPKSNATRAEAAAVIYRLLDKSGNI; encoded by the coding sequence TTGTTTAAGAAGAAGTACTTAAGCTTTTTACTAGCATTTTTTTTGATATTTACAACGGTATTTAGTTCAATACCAGCACAATATGTAAAAGCACAGGAGCCAACAACTGTAGTAGCAAATATCGTTGGTAATTTTCAGAAGCAACTTGGTGATACAGATGATTGGAAAGTTGACAGCACAATAACAGTAATGATAGACAAAGGCAATGGATTATACGAATATACAACACAATCGCCTTTAAAAGCAGGCGATTATGAGTACAAAGTTGCACTAAACCACTCATGGGATGGCGGAGGAATACCTGCGCAGGGCAATTTAAAATTTCACCTTGATAAAGATACAGCTGTAACATTTTGGTTTAATTATAAGACATCAAGTGTTACGGATTCAACAAAGTATACACAGATACCACAGGATAAACTTCCAAGGCTTGCTGGCACGATTCAATCAGCAATTGGTGCAGGAAAGGATTGGGATCCTGCTTCATCTACTGCAATAATGACAGATGACAATTTTGATAACGTTTATGAATATACTGCACATGTGCCGAAGGGATATTATGAATATAAGGTTATTTTAGGTAATGATTGGAACAATAATAACGGAATATATGGTGATCCAAAATACGGGATTTCTAATGATAATATACCATTAAATGTTGCATATGATACAGACATAACATTCTATTACAACTCAACGACACATGCGATAACTACAAACTACAATCCGGCGCTTACAGGATCTGACAACAACATATATTATGATAGTTTAAAACATGATACACATGATCCATTCTTTAGATGCCCTTTTGGAGCTATAAAGGAAGGGCAAACGGTTACCTTAAGATTACAGGCCAAAAATCATGATTTAGAGTCAGCAAAAATCTCCTATTGGGATGAAATAGATAAGACAAGAACCGAAGTACCTATGACGAAGATTGGCGAGAGTCCAGATGGTCAATATGAATATTGGGAAGTAAAATTAAGTTTTGATCATCCAACACGTATATGGTATTACTTTATCCTTAAAGATGGAACAAAAACAGCATATTATGGTGATAATGATGAACAGCTTGGTGGTGTAGGTAAAGCCACAGATACAGTCAATAAAGACTTTGAATTAACAGTGTATGACAAGAATTTTGATACTCCAGATTGGATGAAAGGTGCGGTGATGTATCAGATATTCCCAGATAGGTTTTTCAATGGTGATACATCAAATGATCAAGCGAAAACATTGAGCCGTGGTAACGACCCTATAGAGCTTCATAGTAATTGGAATGACCTGCCTGACAATCCTAATGACAAAGGCAAACCTGGCTATAAAGGTGACGGAATATGGTCAAATGACTTCTTCGGCGGAGATCTGAAAGGAATAGATGATAAACTCGATTACTTAAAGAATTTGGGAGTCAATGTAATATACTTAAATCCAATATTTGATTCCCCATCTAACCATAAATATGACACAACAGACTATTCAAAGATAGATCCAATGTTTGGCACAGCTGCTGATTTCGAGAAGCTTATGGAGGATGCCCATTCAAAAGGAATGAAAGTTATACTTGATGGTGTATTTAACCATACAAGTGATGACAGCATATACTTTGACAGGTATGGGAAATATTCTGAACTTGGTGCATATGAAGCATGGAAACAAGGCGATCAGTCAAAATCATCCTATGGCAATTGGTATAAAATAAATCCAGACGGGACATATGAAGGATGGTGGGGTTACGATAGCTTGCCGGTTATACAAGCATTAAATGGAAGTGAATATAATGTAGCTGGCTGGGCTAATTACATTATAAATGACAAAAGTGCTATTTCCAAGTATTGGTTAAATCCAGATGGAAATACAAACGATGGTGCGGATGGTTGGAGGCTTGATGTTGAAAATGAGGTCGCACATGATTTTTGGACACATTTTAGGGACGCAATAAATTCGGTTAAACCAGAAGCACCGATGGTTGCGGAAAACTGGGGCGATGCATCTTTAGATTTGCTTGGTGATTCATTCAACTCAGTAATGAATTATCAATTTAGGAATGCTGTAATTGATTTCTTGATTGGTAAACAATTTGACGATGGCAACGGTATGCACAACCCGATAGATGCATCGAAACTTGATCAGAGATTAACGAGTATATATGAGAGATATCCACTTCCGGCGTTTTATTCTACAATGAATCTTTTAGGATCCCACGATACGATGAGGATTTTAACTGTATTTGGTTACAACAGTGCTGATCCAAATGCTAATTCTACAGATGAAAAGAATCTTGCTGAAAGTAAGCTAAAACTTGCAGCGATATTCCAGATGGGATATCCTGGTATGGCGGATATATATTATGGCGATGAAGCTGGCGTTTCTGGTGCAAAAGATCCTGATGATAGAAGGACATTCCCATGGGGCAATGAAGACACCTCTTTGCAAGATTTCTTTAAGACGATTGCAAATATTAGGGATAATAATCAGGTTCTTAAGACAGGTGACCTTGAAACACTCTATGCGCAAGATGATGTATATGCAATTGGTAGAAGAATAATAAATGGAAAAGATGCCTTTGACAAAGCATATCCTGACAGTGCTGCTATAGTTGCTATAAATAGAAGCAATACAGATAAGCAAATAGCAATAGATACATCAAAATTCTTAAGAGATGGCGTAACATTTAAAGATTTACTTAACGATAGCAAAGCCTATACAAATATTGATGGACAGATAGTAGTGGATATACCAGCGATGAGCGGTGTAATGCTTATTTCTGACAGCGGTCAAGACTTAACAGCACCGGCTGTTGTTACTGGACTTACTGCTACACCCGGCAATGGAAAAGTTGATTTATCATGGACTGCATCAGATGGTGCATCAGGATACAATATTTACCGTTCAACTGTTGATGGTGGACTATATGAAAAAATAGCATCAAATATAAAGGCAACAACATATAGTGATACAACTGTTACAAATGGTTTGAAATATGTTTATGCAATTACAGCAAAAGATGATGTTGGAAATGAGAGCGATAAAAGCAGTGATACTATTGCATATCCGGCATATCCGATCGGATGGGTTGGTAACCTTACGGATGTGGCAAGTAACCATATGATAGGTGTTAACAATCCAACAGAAGACATATATGCGGAAGTATGGGCAGATGGGCTCACAAATAAGCAAGGACAGGGACAGAATATGATTGCACAGCTGGGATATAAGTATGATAGTGTAAGTGATTCTGTATATGGAAGCGTATATAATAGTGTATATGGTGTTGCCGATAGCAGCGGTTTTATCTGGGTTAATGCAGAATATGTAGGAGATTCTGGTAATAATGACAAATATAAAGCAAGCTTTTTACCTGATAAAATAGGTACATGGGAATATAAGATGAGATTCTCAGATGATCAGGGGCAAAATTGGAAGGAGACAGATGTAAAATTTTTCACAGTAGTTCCTTCAGATGATTTAGAGAAACCGACAGTACCGGTACTACAACAGCCAGGTATAGAGTCATCGAGGGTTTCACTGAGTTGGAGTCCAGCAAACGATAATGTAGGGATCTATAAATATGAGATATATAGAAGTAGTGGCGGCTTTTACGAAAAAATAGCAACAGTCGCAAATGACGTATATAATTTTATAGATACAAGTGTTGTCAATGGAACAATATATACTTACAAAGTTGTTGCGGCTGATCTATCATTTAATAGGTCTGAGTCAAATGCAGTAACTATCACTCCAAAGATAGTGCCGATTCAAGCTACTTTCAATGTAAAAGTGCCTGATTATACCCCTGATGGTGTAAATCTTGTTGGAAGCTTCCCTGATGTGCAATGGAATCCAAGTGCACAGGCAATGACAAAGGTAGGAGATAATACTTACAGTATAACATTGACACTTAACGAGGGAACGCAATTAGAGTACAAATATGCAAGAGGCAGCTGGGACAAAGTTGAAAAAGACGAATATGGAAACGAGCTTGCAAACAATAGAAAGGTTACTATTGTAAATCAAGGCGACAATAAAATGGTAATAAATGATACCGTTGCAAGATGGAGAGACATACCTTTATACATTTATTCACCATCAGATAATAGTACTGTTAGCTCTGATACAACTTCAATAGAAATTAAAGGTAATACATATAAAGGTGCTAAGATAACCATAAATGGTGAAAGCTTTGTTCAAGCTGATAATGGAAAATTCACGAAGAATGTTTCACTTGATTACGGTTTAAATAAGATAGCAATACATTTTGAACCAAATGATGAATCTGTTTATGGCAATGACAAAGGCCGGATATCAGAGCTTACAAAGGATTTGGTGCTTAATGTAACGAGGGAATCATTAAGTGGCAATAACCATCCATCTGGTGACAACAACGGCGGTAATCCTTCATCAATTGAAAATAACTCATTATCAAATAATAATGGCAGTACAACAAATGACCTCGGTACAGTTTCGGCATCAGGCAATACAACGACACTCTCACTTGATGCATCAAAGACATTAGCTGCCATAAATAATACACAAGGAAGCCAAGTTACAATAGACCTTACATCGGTAGGCACAACAAAGGAAAAGGCCGCTAAAATTCCTAAAGAAGTAATAAATGCCGCAAAAGACAGTGGAAAAGATATAGTCATAAAATCTGATAATACCCAATTAGTATTATCAAAAGACTCCTTTGACCTTAATAATGTAGGCGATAACATAACCGTATCCATTAAAGATAATGGAAAAGCAAATGTAGAAAAATACATGGTGCTTTCTAATACAGTAGACATAAGCATAAAATCTGGTGATAATAATGTAACATTTACAAAACCCGTTAAAGTAACATTAAATATACAAAAAGCAAATGATGTAAGGAAAGTCGCAGTATATTACTACAATGAAACAACAGGAAAATGGGAGTATGTAGGAGGAAAGGCAGATAAAGATAAAAATACAATAACATTTAATGCGAAGCATTTTTCACAATATGCAGTATTTGAATATGACAAGAAATTCAATGACATAAAGACACACTGGGCAAAAGACGTAATAGAAGTATTAGCGTCAAGGCAAATAGTAGAAGGAATAAACGAAAATAACTTCGTACCAGATAAGACAATAACAAGAGCAGAATATGCAGCAATGATGACAAGACTGCTTGGGATACCAGAAGAAACCTATAAAGGCGAATTCAGCGACGTAAAGACTGGTGACTGGTATGCAAATGCCATAGAAGCTGCATATAAAGCAGGCATAATACTTGGCGATGGAAGTAACATGAGACCAAACGATAATATAACACGCGAAGAAATGGCAGCAATAGCGATGAGAGTATATGGAAAACTTACGACATACAATGAAGAGCAGATAAATAAGACGACATTTAATGATGACAATATGATAAGCGATTGGGCAAAGAATGTCGTTGCAAATGCCTCAAAGATTGGAATTCTTGAAGGTGAACCAAATAATCTCTTTGTGCCAAAGAGCAATGCCACAAGGGCAGAAGCAGCGGCAGTAATATATAGATTGCTTGACAAAAGTGGTAATATCTGA